A region from the Sphaerodactylus townsendi isolate TG3544 linkage group LG01, MPM_Stown_v2.3, whole genome shotgun sequence genome encodes:
- the LOC125425041 gene encoding heme-binding protein 1-like translates to MARISLEELNEMDDEDLGEDQEPMDGDQQNRLFSHWEVIASTHQVTLPQEMTGPIVQMTQHNQTREPVPYATLSQHEKCEEMAYEERLYPPKKWACITKGEPKYEQSISMGFMKIMRYICKENSLSRHLGMTVPVVAQIHLNKEGTELLQEVITGYCLPEEFQLNPPLPVDPEIQIMERAPLQVITRVFYGNTTEETILQEIRLLWELLGSTDNVLHETYMVASYENPGVPNRRNEIWFIRRAN, encoded by the exons ATGGCACGTATTAGTCTTGAGGAACTGAATGAAATGGATGACGAAGACCTTGGTGAAGATCAGGAACCCATGGATGGGGACCAACAGAACAGACTGTTTTCTCACTGGGAGGTAATAGCTAGCACTCACCAAGTGACACTGCCCCAAG AGATGACAGGACCAATAGTACAAATGACGCAACATAATCAGACACGAGAGCCTGTGCCCTATGCTACATTGTCCCAGCATGAGAAG TGTGAGGAGATGGCATATGAAGAAAGGCTGTACCCACCTAAAAAATGGGCATGCATCACTAAAGGGGAGCCCAAGTACGAACAGAGTATCTCCATGGGGTTCATGAAAATCATGCGGTATATCTGCAAGGAGAACTCCTTAA GCCGCCACTTGGGGATGACGGTGCCTGTGGTTGCGCAGATCCATCTTAATAAGGAAGGCACTGAACTGCTGCAAGAAGTCATTACTGGTTATTGTCTCCCCGAGGAATTTCAGCTGAACCCCCCTCTGCCAGTGGACCCTGAAATCCAAATCATGGAAAGAGCACCACTTCAAGTTATTACAAG GGTGTTTTATGGGAACACTACAGAAGAAACAATCCTACAGGAGATCCGTCTTCTCTGGGAACTGCTGGGCTCCACTGATAATGTGCTCCACGAAACCTACATGGTGGCTTCATACGAGAATCCTGGTGTTCCTAACCGTCGCAATGAGATCTGGTTTATCCGGCGAGCTAACTGA